The Pseudonocardia sp. HH130630-07 DNA window TGTGCCGGCGGGTCCGGGCGACGCAGGCCGACCTGCCGGTGCTGATGCTGACCGCGCGGACCGACGAGGTCGACTTCGTCGTCGGGCTCGACGCCGGCGCCGACGACTACGTCTCCAAGCCGTTCCGGCTCGCCGAGCTGCTCGCCAGGGTGCGGGCGCTGCTGCGCCGCCGGACCACCGACGTCGTCGACGTCGGTGGGCTGCGGATGGAGCTGTCCGGGCGCCGGGTGCTGCTCGACGGCGCGGAGATCACCCTGGCCAACAAGGAGTTCGAGCTGCTGCGGGTGCTGATGACGCACGCCGGGCAGGTGGTCACCCGCGAGGAGATCCTGCACGCGGTGTGGGGCGACGCCGACATGAAGTCGTCGAAGACGCTGGACATGCACATGTCCTGGCTGCGGCGCAAGATCGGCGGCGAGAAGCGGATCGCCACCGTCCGCGGCGTCGGGTTCCGCTACAACCACGACTGATGCGCCGGCGCATCCTGCTCTCGACGCTGCTGACGGTGGCGGTCACGGCCCTGTTCCTCGGCGGTCCGCTGGCGCTGGCGACCTGGCAGCTCGTCGAGGACTTCACCCGGGCCGAGCTGACCCAGCGCCTCGAGCAGGTGACCGACACCCTGGAGGACTCCGGGACGGGCCCGCAGACCAGGGGGCTGGTGGAGGCGGCGATCCCGCCGAACAGCCGGGTCACCGTGCTGACCCCGGACGCGCCGCCGGTCGGGTACGGGGCGGCGACCGTCGAGGACCCGGTCAGCGAGCAGCTGCCGTTCGGGCCCGGCGGATCGATCGAGCTGGCCCAGCCGACCGCCGTCATGCGGTCGCAGCAGACGCAGGTGGTGCTCGTCGTCGTGCTGCTGGTGGGGTTCTCGGTGACGGTGGGCGCCGGGGTCGCCATCTACACGGCCAGCCGGCTGTCGGACCCGCTGCGTGAGCTCGCGGCCCGGGCGGCGCGGCTCGGCGCCGGGGACTTCCGCCGCGCACCGGCCCGCTACGACATCGCCGAGCTGGACCGGGTCTCGGAGGTGCTCGACTCCTCGGCGAGTGCGCTGTCGCAGCTGCTGCAGCGCGAGCGGTCGCTCGTCGGGGACGTGTCGCACCAGCTGCGCAGCCGGATCACCGCCCTGCAGCTGCGGCTCGACGAGCTGTCCACCCACCCGGACCCGGACGCCCGCCGCGAGGCGCTGGCCGCGCTCGAACAGACCGAGCGGCTCACCGCCGTGCTCGACGACCTGCTGCAGTCCGCCCGTGCCGCGCGGGCGGTGGGGGCCGAGCCGGTCGATCTCGCGGAGGCGCTCGCCGACGTCGCGGGGGAGTGGCGCGAGCCCCTGACGGCGGCCGGTCGGACGCTGCGGGTCCGGATCCCCGACGGGATGCTCGCCCGGGTCACCGCCGCCCGGCTGCGCGAGGCCGTCGGCGCGCTGGTGGACAACGCCCTGCAGCACGGCGAGGGCACCGTGACGATCGCCGCGCGGACCGGGGACAACGCGTTGCAGGTCGAGGTATCCGACACCGGGCCGGGGGTCCCGGAGGACCTGGTGCCGCACGTGTTCGACCGCGGGATCTCCGCCCAGTCGTCCACCGGTCTCGGGCTGGCGCTGGCCCGGACGCTGATCGAGGCCGACGGCGGCCGCCTGGAGCTGTACCGGGCCCGGCCGCCGGTGTTCCGGCTCTACCTGCCCGCCGCGCGCACCGACGACGTCGCCGCGACCGCCCCGGCGGCCGACCGGTCCGGGCCCCGCTGAACCGGCGGCCGGGGTTCGGGACGGGAGCGGCGATGCCGAACGACAGGGTCTGGGGGCCGGTGCTGCTCCAGGTCGCCGACTCCCTGAAGGACTTCGACCTGGACCCGTCGACGCAGCCGGACGACGAGTTGTACGACGACATCATCTTCGCTGCCGCACACCAGCACTCGGTCGAGAACTTCACCGAGCGCGCCGACCCCGAACTCTCGGATGTCGCAGAGCTGGTGGACCGGCGGCTCGGCTCGGGGTGGCTCGCCGGTGCATCTCTGCGGTCGCCGCAGTCGAAGTTCTCCGAACCCACCGAGCTGCGTCCCGTGCGCGTGTCGAACCCGAGCGGATCCTGGGCGGCGGTCGACAAGCCGGAGGGGGCCTTCTGGACGTCGTCTTTCCTGCCCGGTCTCCGGAGCGCGTGGGAGAGGCTCGAGGCCGGCGAGTTCTCCCAGCACGACAGGCCGCTGATGCGCTTCGACTTCGCCCTGGGCCCGGACGACGAGGTGTGGACCATCCGGGACGTCGACGACTACGCCGAGCTGGTGCGGCGTCACCCGCGCCGGGTGACCCGGGACACCGTGGGCATCGACTGGGCGGCGCTGCGCCACGATGTCACCGCCGTGACGCTCAGTGCCGCCGGGCTCGCGCGGGCCCAGAACGTCCGGGTCGCGACCCCCTACGGTGTCGCGCAGCTGTCGGGCTGGGACGCCGAGTCCACGGCGTGGCTCCGCCTCCCGGCGTCGGCGAGCCTGACGGCGATGCCCGTCCGGGCCCGGTGAGCGCGAGTCCCACCGGTGGGTCAGCCGGGGAGGTCGAACTCGCCCGCCTTGGCGCCGTGCAGGAAGGCCGACCACTCGTCCGGGGTGAATCGGAGGGTGGCGGCGTCGCGGTTCTTGGAGTCGCGGACGAGGACGCCGACACCGTCGATGATGCGGCATTCGACGCACTGGTCGCCGCCTCCGTTGCTGCGGCTGCTCTTGAACCAGCCGGTGTCGGTGGTGTGGGTCGGCATGGTCAGGTCTCCTGTAGCTTCCGGCGGACGAGTTCGATCGTGCCCGTGGGGTCGCGGGCGAGTTCCTGCACTTTCCTGAACGCACGCAACAGCGCCGCCGTGTCGTGCTCGGCGTCGAAGTAGGTGGACGGCCCGTACACGATGGGTGCGAACGCCACGTTCGGTGCCGAGCCGCCGAAGTCGAGCACCGTGATCCCGCCGTTGGGCGCGGGATTGCGCAGGCCACCCGCCCGGACCACCTGCATGGTGATGTTCGGGTACTGGCGGTGCAGGTAGAGGAGGTGTTCCAGCTGGTCGCGGAGCACCCCCGAGTCGTCCCCGTCGAGGTCGAGGGCGCTGTCGGTGAAGACGAACTGCAGGTCCTTCGGCGCCGCCGCTTCGAGGGTCTTGATCTGGCGTTCCCGCCGGAAGGTGATCCGGTTCTCGATCTCGGAGTCCGATGACGTCCAGAAGATCCCGTCGCACGACTGCATGACTGCGCGGATGTATCCCGGTGACTGGAGTGTTCCGGGGATGACCCCGGGCTCGTAGCAGAAGATCGCGGCGGCGTCGGCCTCCAGATCCGCGATGCGCTGGAAGGAGCCGGGCAGCGTGTCGGTGTAGGGATGGCTCTCCCGCTCCCCGCGCCGCTGCCGCTTCCGGGCGCGCACGCCGAGTTCCAGGATCGTGGTGCGCTCGGTCCCGTGGACGCCGAGATGGTCCAGCACCGTCGCGAGCTGCTCGGGGCTCAGCGTCGCGGTGCCGTCCTCGACCTTGCTGATCCGCGAGTCGCTCTGCTCGACGAGTGCGCCCACCTCGGCCTGGGACATGCTCCGGAGCACCCGGTGACGCCGGAGCGCCAGGCCGAGCTGTCGACGCTCCATCGTCTGCCGCGCGCCCATCCGGTGTCCTTCCTCCGCGTGCACGCACCACCAGGAACCCGGTCGCCCGGCGTGTCAACGTGCGACGGCGCCGGCCACCCGATCGAAGGAGTGACCAAGAGGAAACTTCTCCCTATGCTTCGGGGAACTTTCCTCTTAGCGACGTGCGTGCCTCGACGAAGTCTAGGTGTTCCGCTCCGTTCGGTCGGGGACGCGGGCGTCGCGACACGACGACATGGAAGGACGCCGGACATGCTCACCCAGCAGGGGATAGCGCTCAGCTCGTTGGTCGACCTGGACGCCTCGTGTTCCCTCCGCCCGGAGCTGCACGACGACGAGCTCCACCTGGAGTTCGGATCACGCACCGGCTCGCTGAGCCTGGCCGTCACCGAGCAGATGGTGGACCGCCTCCTCACGATCTTCGCCGAGGCGAAAGCCCATTTCGGGCACACCACCCCGCCGCCCGGTTCCACTCATGGAGCTTCAGCCTGCCCGCACGAGGCCGAAGCTCCATGAGTACATCGGCGCCGGTGCGACGCCCCGAACACCACGTCCGCCCCGTGCGTCCCGTGCGTCCCGAACCGGACAGCACTCATGGAGCTTCAGCCTCGTGACGCCGGGCTGAAGCTCCATGAGTGGGTCACGGGGTGGGCGGGGGCGGGCGTCAGGGGGCGGGGGGTGGGAGGTTCGCCACGCCGCTGCGGTAGGCCTACACCACGGTCTGTACCCGGTCCCGGGCGCCGATCTTCGACATCGCCCGGCCCAGGTGCGATTTGACCGTGCTCAGTTCCACGGTCAGCGTCTCGGCGATCTCGGCGTTGGACATCCCCCGGGCCAGCAGGCGCACGATCTCCGACTCCCGCGGGGTCAGCGGGGTGACCGGTACCGCCGGGAGGTCCTCGGGCGCGGGACGGCGGCGGGCGAACTCCGCGATCACCCGCCGGGTGACGGCGTGGTCGACCAGCCCGTGCCCGTCGGCCAGCCGGCGGACGGCGTGCACCAGGTCGTCCGGTCCGGTGTCCTTGAGGACGAAGCCGCCCGCCCCGGCCTCCAGCGCGCCGAAGACGTACTCGTCGAGGTCGAACGTGGTCACGACGAGCACGGCGGGCACCGGCGCCGGCCCGGCGACGATCTCCCGGGTCGCGGCGAGGCCGTTGCCGCCGGGCATCCGGACGTCCATGCAGACCACGTCCGGCGCCAGCTCGCGGGCCAGCCGCACCGCGCCGGGCCCGTCCACCGCCTCGCCGACCACCTCGATGTCCCCGGCCAGCTCCAGGAACACCCGGAACCCGGCCCGGACGACCGACTGGTCGTCGGCCAGCACCACCCTGATCACGTCGGATCCCCTTCCGTCCCCGGTTCCAGCGGTACCACCAGCCGGACCTCCCAGCCGCCGTCGGCGGCCGGACCGGCCGAGAACTCGGCGCCGACCAGGTGTGCGCGCTCGCGCATCCCGACCAGGCCGAAGCCGCGGTCGCCGTCGGCGGTGCCGTCGGGTCGTGGCGCCAGGGCGGGACCGTTGCGGATCTCGACCGTCACGTGGGCGGCGGTCGAGGTCACGACGACCCGCACCGGCGCGCCCGGCGCGTGCTCGCGGGCGTTGGCCAGCGCCTCCTGGACGACCCGGTGGCAGGTGACGTCGGCGATCGGCGCCGGTTCGGCCGGTGGCCCGTGCCGCTGGAGGACGACCGGCGCCCCGAGCGCCGCGGCCCGCTCCACGAGCCGGTCCAGATCGGCGAGGCCGGGCACCGGGGCGTCCGTCTCGGGGCCGTCGCCCGGGCCGGGCTCGCGCAGCGTCCCGACGACCGTCCGCAGGTCGCGCAGCGTGCGCCGGCCCTGGGCGCGCAGCTCCGCCGCGGTCCGCCGGGCCGTCGCCGGGTCCCGCTCGACGAGCTGCTCGACCACCCCGGCCTGCACGACCATCCCGGAGAGGTGGTGCGCGGCGATGTCGTGCAGCTCGCGGGCCATCCGGGTGCGCTCCCGCCGGACGGCGGCGTCGGCCCGGCTCTGCTGGGCGGCGACCACCTCGGCGGCCCGGACCCGGACCAGCTCGGCGTAGCGGCGCCGGGTCGCGACCGACCCGCCGACGAGCGCGCCGCCGACGAGCGCCACCGCCGCGGACACCACGTCGCTCAGCAGGACGACCACCGGCCAGCTGCCCGCGATCGTCATGGCGGCCAGCACCCCGGCGATCTCCGCGACGCCGGCCGCGGCGACGAGCACCGCGACCCGGCGGACGGGCAGCAGCGTCGCGCAGGTGTAGGCGGCGATCGCCGTCGCGATGCCGCGCACCGTCAGGTCCGACGGCAGCAGCAGCGGCAGCGCCGTCTGCACCGCCGCGACCAGCAGCAGGCAAGTGGCCGGGGCGATCCGGCGCACGGCCAGCAGCAGCGACTGGAGCACCGCCAGCGCGGTCGCGGTCGCCCCGACGGTCACCGGCAGCGCCTCGGTGACCGTCCGGATCAGCGCCGCCGTGACGGCGGCCAGCACGACGGCGAGTGCGACGTCGCGGCGGAGCGGTCCGGTCAGCCCGCACGCCGTCAGCACGCGGTCGAACCGCGCGGAGAACGGGTGTGTGGTCATGGCGCCGCCGATCGTAGGGGTGGTCAGTAGCCCAGGTCGGGCGAGAGCAGCCCGAACGCCAGCGCCACCCAGGCGACACCGACGAGACCCAGCAGCATCAGCACCCGCCCGGCCAGGCGCGCGCGGCCGACCCCCGCCCGGAACCCGGTGACCAGCGCGACGGCGGCGGCGAGCACCCCGCCGGTCGCGACCCACTGCGCGGCCAGGACCGCGTACAGCAGTGGGCGGGGCGGATCGGCGAGGCCCATGACGGCGAGCACCGTCGCGCTCCAGGCCGCGGCGGCCAGCA harbors:
- a CDS encoding response regulator transcription factor — its product is MTTVVLAEDDAAIAEPLSRALQREGYDVEVVGDGVGALERVTSEQVDLLVLDLGLPGMDGLEVCRRVRATQADLPVLMLTARTDEVDFVVGLDAGADDYVSKPFRLAELLARVRALLRRRTTDVVDVGGLRMELSGRRVLLDGAEITLANKEFELLRVLMTHAGQVVTREEILHAVWGDADMKSSKTLDMHMSWLRRKIGGEKRIATVRGVGFRYNHD
- a CDS encoding ATP-binding protein; the encoded protein is MRRRILLSTLLTVAVTALFLGGPLALATWQLVEDFTRAELTQRLEQVTDTLEDSGTGPQTRGLVEAAIPPNSRVTVLTPDAPPVGYGAATVEDPVSEQLPFGPGGSIELAQPTAVMRSQQTQVVLVVVLLVGFSVTVGAGVAIYTASRLSDPLRELAARAARLGAGDFRRAPARYDIAELDRVSEVLDSSASALSQLLQRERSLVGDVSHQLRSRITALQLRLDELSTHPDPDARREALAALEQTERLTAVLDDLLQSARAARAVGAEPVDLAEALADVAGEWREPLTAAGRTLRVRIPDGMLARVTAARLREAVGALVDNALQHGEGTVTIAARTGDNALQVEVSDTGPGVPEDLVPHVFDRGISAQSSTGLGLALARTLIEADGGRLELYRARPPVFRLYLPAARTDDVAATAPAADRSGPR
- a CDS encoding DUF397 domain-containing protein, which gives rise to MPTHTTDTGWFKSSRSNGGGDQCVECRIIDGVGVLVRDSKNRDAATLRFTPDEWSAFLHGAKAGEFDLPG
- a CDS encoding helix-turn-helix domain-containing protein, producing the protein MGARQTMERRQLGLALRRHRVLRSMSQAEVGALVEQSDSRISKVEDGTATLSPEQLATVLDHLGVHGTERTTILELGVRARKRQRRGERESHPYTDTLPGSFQRIADLEADAAAIFCYEPGVIPGTLQSPGYIRAVMQSCDGIFWTSSDSEIENRITFRRERQIKTLEAAAPKDLQFVFTDSALDLDGDDSGVLRDQLEHLLYLHRQYPNITMQVVRAGGLRNPAPNGGITVLDFGGSAPNVAFAPIVYGPSTYFDAEHDTAALLRAFRKVQELARDPTGTIELVRRKLQET
- a CDS encoding response regulator transcription factor; this translates as MIRVVLADDQSVVRAGFRVFLELAGDIEVVGEAVDGPGAVRLARELAPDVVCMDVRMPGGNGLAATREIVAGPAPVPAVLVVTTFDLDEYVFGALEAGAGGFVLKDTGPDDLVHAVRRLADGHGLVDHAVTRRVIAEFARRRPAPEDLPAVPVTPLTPRESEIVRLLARGMSNAEIAETLTVELSTVKSHLGRAMSKIGARDRVQTVV
- a CDS encoding sensor histidine kinase encodes the protein MTTHPFSARFDRVLTACGLTGPLRRDVALAVVLAAVTAALIRTVTEALPVTVGATATALAVLQSLLLAVRRIAPATCLLLVAAVQTALPLLLPSDLTVRGIATAIAAYTCATLLPVRRVAVLVAAAGVAEIAGVLAAMTIAGSWPVVVLLSDVVSAAVALVGGALVGGSVATRRRYAELVRVRAAEVVAAQQSRADAAVRRERTRMARELHDIAAHHLSGMVVQAGVVEQLVERDPATARRTAAELRAQGRRTLRDLRTVVGTLREPGPGDGPETDAPVPGLADLDRLVERAAALGAPVVLQRHGPPAEPAPIADVTCHRVVQEALANAREHAPGAPVRVVVTSTAAHVTVEIRNGPALAPRPDGTADGDRGFGLVGMRERAHLVGAEFSAGPAADGGWEVRLVVPLEPGTEGDPT